In Benincasa hispida cultivar B227 chromosome 8, ASM972705v1, whole genome shotgun sequence, the sequence TATTTTCATTGTACTTGTTCTAGGTTCAAATTGCTTGGTAATCAGAAAAGGTATATAAAAGTGGAGGCCAGGGTGGAGTTGTAACTAGTTGGAACCAAATCATTTGCTTGTTCAATTTGACATAAGAGTTCATTTCAAGAATGGTCTTTCCacataaaaggggaaaaaaatctatatattttgttagcTTAAGCtttcaatatcaaataatagAGTTGAATTGTATAATTAATAGAAAACAATTGCTTCAAAACCTTGTATTATCATTTCTTTCTTGATTCCTAATCccaaaatcaatttattaattcacaTTATCCAAATCATATATAACAATGATTAACGTCATATTAAACTCTAACTTAGAAAGGGGGGAATCCAAGTTCAAATTACTTTCATTAAAGAGTTCAAATTACTTAATAATATATAATCCAATAAAAGTAAAGGAAATTAGGAGGATACGACGTCGTAGAATCGCAAATACCAAGAGAAAAATGCGAATGAATCTCCATGACATGCGGCTTGATTTCCTACTTTATCATCATGTGCTATGCCCCCTTCTAGTAGTTTAAATGTTGCATGACCATACCctaaaatattacaaattataCAGCTTTCAAATTATATGGGAATTCTCTGTAATCCtatgtatataaatattatttgacttTTTTGGCTTTTATTATTTTcgttatcatcatcatcattatttgCATGCACCGTTTCTTTAACAAAAGTTTCATTAATATTCATCTCTCTTTCTTGAGTTattttgtcttattttgtatTAGTCTTAAAATTGTGATTGTTACGTTGTAATTGGGGACTAATTAATCGATCATACTTTACTGGAAAATCTCTTGATGTTTTACATGATGAAAGTTGGTATGTAAAGGGAAATTAGCAATTATTAGCAAAGTGAGTATCCATTTAAACATAGTGCAATAGAAAAATGTGTCATATAATCATAAATGTTATGGTTTGATCTTTATTCTCgtaattattgaactaaaaaaggaaatttgggaaaaaaaCAAGCTACAACATACGAAGAATCGAAAGAACTGATAAAATAAAGAGAAACCAAGTATAGGAGgaaagcaaaaataaaaaagcataGAGAAACCAAGGAAGGGAggggaaaaatatatatataaaaaaattaaaatgtctttgtttttttggtttgaCCCAGAATTCAAACCTTTATGGTAAGAAAACGGAGAGAACtctaacataaatttcaaaaatagaaaattaaaaacgaaATTGCTGTCAAATGTCGACTTAACTAgaatagaaaaatgaaaatttttacatataaaaaaatatcaaactatttatggaaatagcaaaaaaaaaatattgataaacactaatagacttttattagcCTCTATTtaagaatattaaaattttgttattttgtgtaaataatcccttatttttttttttatttttgaaaactcccataaaaaaattcaaggaaaaaaagaacaaaaaaaaactcttaaatCTAAGGCTccatttgataacaatttagtttttgttttttgtttttgaaaattaaacttataagtATGACTTTCACTAATAAGTTTCTATGTTTTGTTATCCACttattaatgttttaaaaaacgaaacctaaatttgaaattttttttaaaagaatagttttatttttaaaatttaactagtaattcaaataattctttAACAATTGCAAAaattataattgaaaattaaaaaagaaataagcataaatttgaaaaagataaaattaaaaaccaaattcGTTATCAAACGGGTGACATGAAAGGATAAAATACCCTCCTTAGGGATTTTTCTACACTAAAGTTTTGAAcacaaaaagaatatttttcttctaaattaatCTTCAAGTATACACCTGTACGCAACACGTTTTTACTTCTTTAATTACTTTCTTGtcacatttaattaataatatattacataatatacattttaatttaagaaaaatgaattgaatttataatatgacattgtattttaaaatgttttatatttatttttaaaagaatataaaaataattttagaaccaaaatttgaattatcaaccaaaatatattaaaattgaaaacacaaaataaaatcctGGACCGTCAACCAAACTATAGTAGGAATGAAATGAGTAAATTCAATTTTGGTTGAATTATATATCCATGATAGTGGtacaaaaatgaattaaataatgaTAAGTTTTGCAAATATGTGGTTGATCTTGATTAATGACTAACAATTGGATCCGATCAATCACATTTGCAAGCCACTATCCCTTAAATTAAACACGCAACCATTTCCTATCACCATTCTCaccattttatattttaatacttATCTGCGCATACTCTCTTCTTTATATTAAACAAATCCATCCCACATTAACATTAAACAATATGTCACGGTGATTTCTTActacatttaaaaattaaaaacatatcATTATCATATCGTTAAATTTAACATACTTGTCtgctaaaacaaaattaataggcaacttaatttgaatttgaatttaattaatcaatattaacAAAAAGCAGCCAAATTTAATGTTGTTTGTGcctataaatatatacaaaatgaTAGAAATCCCAAATTCGGCAGTTTCTTTCTTCTCACACATGATCACATTCATACTTCCCATTTGTTTTTTGTCTCTTTCACTTTGaactttttttcaattttcgaTTTTCTTTTTAGCCATTTTTCTTGCTCTGTTTCCACTGTATCAGAATTTTCAGCTTTTCCCACAACCAAAAATTTCTGTTTCAGGTCAGTTTGTTCTTACTGTGATCTTCCAATGAAGATGGTGTcctgttttcctttttttttttttgaagattaagaaagaaatatatcttttcttttttggttctaaattttaaacttttctcTATGTCTCAAGAGTTCTTGAGGTTagtgaaaaggaatttaataagaaaattttcacaaccaataattagttttttttccctcttttttgtATCTTTATTTTGTTGTATGTCACGGGATTTGTTAGTCTGTTTGCACCCAGAAACTAATGttgatatataaataaataattgcaGTTCTTTTGACTTATATGAAATACCCATCTTTTTTATTCGTTTCTTTTATAGCTTCGTCGTCGACTTCAATTGCCCAATTCGGTGCGGAATTTGCAAAAccattctctttctttctctcccaGTTCATTTTCCTTTCCAAGAAATTGATGGAAATTCCCAAATTGGTGAGTGGTTCTTTACTTTTGTTTTgatctgtttcttctttcattgATTTTCCTCTGTTTCTTTCCTCTAATtttgctttcaattttgtgttagAATCCGTCTTCTCTCCGGGAAGTTAATCAATTGGAAGAAACGAGAATTTCCCAGAAAATTTCAGTTTGTAGTCAGCCAAACGGTGTACATTACTCCACAAATTCCGATAGCTTCGTCATCGATATGAATGGCTTCTCCAATGGCGGAACCAAAGAACCCACCACAAATCCCAGAATTACAGTAAGTTCTttctttgtaattttgaatttccaaaGGAAAATTTGATGacccttttgttaattttttactTTTCCCAAAAAAATTAGTTGCAGAGAAATTTATCAAGAATAGGGTCTCAGCGTGGCGGCGACAAGATGATTGCGAGCAATTCCGCTCCTATGGATAGAGATTCATCATCTCCAACAGGTACCATCATCgtctttaataaaaataaaagttcatgaatttaaaagaaaaaaaaaaaggaaaaaagtacTTTTGCTTTGTCCTCGTTTTTGGTCTAATGTTAGTGTCAGTCTTTTTTTGAATAACTTATTGATAATAAttctatatattaaattgaatggCAGCACCAAACATTGaagtaaaattaatattaaaaaacaaataggCCAGACAAATTCCTGATGTGCGCTAGTAGTGGGTTCGAGCCAACCTGTATTGTGAGATGGGCGATTCTGATTCATTCTAATGAACTGAATTATATGTTTGAATaatgtttatgtttatatatatatatatacatatatatatatatatatttgcattTAATGTACACGTTGGTGGGGATTTCCTGTTGGTTGGTGTAGCTAATTTTTCTCATATTGTTGAGATTCCCGGGAAATTTTGGGAGAAATTTACTAATCTAAAACTCAATTCAGAATATTTCCACTTGTCAAATTTGAAtggttcaatttgaaaaaacagGGGAAAACCAGAGTTTGAATTTAGAAAGTTGTGGGGTCCTTTGATTTAAAATTGTGGTATTTTCAGTTGCAGTTGGAGCTACCATGGCGGAAAAAGCAGCAGGGGCGGCGGTGGCAATGGCAGTGGGGTCTCAACAAGACCATTTGGGAGTTCCACAAGTTCATCACCAGATCACTATAACCACCGGCAACACGGCGGCTCCGGTTGAAAGAGCCATTCTTAGAAGAAACAGTTTCAGAAGGCCTCCCTCTTCGTGGATGTTGGATCCCAAGAAAGTTCTTCTCTTGTTTGCCACTGTGTAAGTTCACAAATTAGTAATTTACCTCttaaaaaatgcatttttctttcttattttcagGCTCTAAATGGTGTTTGTTTTATTACAGGTCGTGTATAGGAAGTATGATGCTGATATACTTCACTTTGGCCATCGGAAAACCCAACGCCGAGGAACGgggatttgattaattataacaaCAAAGGTAGGCAAAGCAAGAACCAGAAATAACAACATAACACAGAGTTGAAGATGATTTGAGATGTGTTTGtacaaagagagagagaatgatGAGAAAGACAAAAGAGCAGATTAAACGAAAGAGGGGTACCACAGGTTTTCTCATGGCCTCTGGCACTCGGATGCGGCACGTTTACATTAgtttagaaaaagaagaagaaagtgacACACTAGAATGTGACAAAGGAATGGAatcttcccttttctttttgttttcttctgtTAATTACCAAAATTGACAGATGAAAGAACTCAGATCAGAAACGTGGTTTTGCTTTTGATTTGAAGCTGTGTTAAGGATTTCTCTCCACCTGCTAGATTAGTGGAGAGTGGTTGAGTGGTGATTGATCTGGTCACTCTTCAAATACTTTTACAATCTCCTTTTTTCTTCCAATATTCCTTGTTTATAAAGTCATTCCTTTGCATTCTGTGGCTTCCATGTGAGCAAGAAGAGTGGGCTACAGTCCTACAAACAGAAAGTGTATTTGGCTGTACTCAATGCATGCGCACTTGAAGATTTTCCAACAGTGTTTTTGTATTGTTCCTATTTCAGGATGTGGTTTTGCTCTGTAATGTGATTACTATTTCAAGTAAAGTAGGAGGATGAAGTTTGAAAATGGAAAGTCATCTCAGACCATGTTtgtggaaagaataaaatacatTCACTAAAGGTATTAAAGTTTTATAGTCATGAAAACAATTGGCTAAACACTGCcgcaaaataaaaatgaaatgcaAGTTCTCTGTGCTGAGGCTTCTTACAGGAACTATAAAGGTAAAAATAGATCATGATAGCATCCAAAACTGAAACTTTCTCATATGCTCGTCAAGTAAACAACTAGCCTAGTCCTTCAGCGCCCACAGAGCCCACAGAACGAGTATAGGAACTTTTACTTTCAATTGTTAAGACCAATTACAAGTAGTAACTGTACAAAGTGTAGGTTTGCCCTTATTTACGAACTGGATTATGATCATCAGCTACGGTTTACTATAAGTAAATTTCAAACACCTGTATTTTGCCCTAGTCTCTAGTAGCGCTTTGATATTCTTGGCATTGAACACTTGTGTTTTCTATCATGGTAAAGCCTCAATATGACGGCAGCAGTTTCTTCTATGGCCTTCCCTGTTACCTCTGCAAGCCAAACAGATAAAAACTAAACTCAATAATCTATATGCAGCAACAATAAATGGCAGAACGTTCTGTATTTTGATCAACTGAATATCTACCTATCACAGGCCATGTGGGGTTTTGAGAAAATATCTTCCCAGCAAAATCCAGCTCCTCTCTAACAAAATCCATTTCTGAATAGGTACTTCTCATTTCTTCACTAAATCCCAAACTCTTGGCTCTTGCTCTTCTTATTGTTTGCAAAACAATTGGATTTATAGTCAGACCAAACACCTTTTCAGGGTCTGCTTCGAACAGGTTCTTCGGGAGTTTGATCCCCATTACGATTGGCACATTAGCCACTTTATAACCCTTTTGTGCAAGATAAATCGACAAAGGTGTCTTCCCTGTTCGCGATACACCAGCAAGAACAATGTCAGCTTTGTTCAAGTTTTGAGGCAATGCACCATCGTCTTGTTTGATTGTGAACTCAATAGCTTCTATCCGACGGAAGTACTCATCAGTCAGTGGGATATTATTGCCGAAAGCCCCACGAGGAAGACCGGATGGTGAGACACCTAGATGAGATGCAACAACTTCTGTTAATGGCCCCAATATGTCATTAGATTGAATGCCCCACAATTTGCAAGCTTGTTTCGCAGATTCAGCCATGAACGGATCGGCTAAGGTATAAACAAGCATAGCACCCTCTTTGGCTGCTTGTTTTACTATCTCCCGTAATCGCTCTACATCATCAATCTGCCATATGTAACACAAATTCAAAAGACTTCATCTCATATCCTATCAACTTCCTACAAAATCCTAATTACTAGTCATATATGAATTGGGAAAAGTTACAATGTCCCATTGCAGAACACACAAGAAACAGTAACTCTCTACAAAAACAGAAAATATCCCAATTCAAAAAGAAAGATCAATAAAAAAGAGACAAAgaaattgttataaagaaatcGAGAATTACCCCAGAAAACAAATGGGTGCTAACAGGGCAAACACGGTCGACTAAACAATGAGTGAATTGACCCAAGGCGGCGGTGACGGAGTGCTCCACCGTCCATCCAGTGCCATCAGACACCATGTAAATAGACTTCCCAACTGTTCTCTCCACATCATCGTCACCATCTCGTCCTTTAAAGGCAGGCTCCCGGGGGGCTCTGTCAGTGGGGGAATCGGGAGATCGCAGCTCGACGGCCTGAGCAGCCCGATTGCTGTGGCGCTCCAATTTGTGCCCCGATCGCAAAGCGCGAGCCCTAGACCAGCGATTCAATTGGGGGCTGCCCTTGGGTTTGCGGACCTGTGGACCGGGCTCGGAGGATGATTGGTtgttgatgagagaatttgagaaGGGAGGTTGGATTCTAGGTTTGGGATTTTGGTATCTATGTGTGTGAGGGATGTTAGACCAGCTGAAGGTGGAAGAAGCCATTGTAAGTAATGGGGAAAGTCGTTACTTTTTCTAAATGTTCTTCACAATATGGAAACCGTTTATCAGCTCATCATTTCTAAATATCTTCCCATCTTTTCTTTCCTCATCCTATAAATATCTTCCCATCTTTtaaacaaaaactactttttcaaCTTTTTGAGATGACCCAACGACAACAAATTTCCATGACACAACCATACTAAGTTTGAACCTTGAGATGAGAATCATAAATGTCCACGAGGCAAAGCGAAAGCAGGATTGGAGATAGcttcatatcctatttctattTCATTCCCCCATCTTTATGTAATAATGCAGTAATGGTGGACATTTTCCATACGAAAATttatatgtataaaaaaaatgtcaaactatttacagaaatagcaaaataataataataataatagaccTTAATAGACTTCTATGAGCCTCtataaaagaatattaaaattttgctattttgtgtaaatagtttttcttatttttctatttttcaaaatccCTCTTTCCCATTtggttttcaaaaaaaaaaaaaaaaaaaaaatcttaatttcttcctaatttttttatatggtTCGTTGTacatgaataatttgaatttaaaaatgaattagTCGAATTTTCTAGTAGAAAAAATAACTACctatcaaattattcattatatatatgtgtatgtatatatattcaattcaaagatattcatttttttttacactaATTCAAACcatattcattatcttgaccattaaacaataaaacttgaaatttaagtataatatttatatcataataataacataacaagaaattattataataaatataagaaaaaaaggCTAACAAGGTGAGGACAGGGCCGAAAAATGGTCATTAAAGGGATCGAAATCTTGTGCAGAAGCATATAAAACACTGGTGCCATTGAATTTGTTTCAAATttacaaaataacaaagaagGCATACATCAAAACATGCCTAAAATTAACACAAAAAGATGAGAAACTTACCCTTAAAGATTTTCTTCAAATAGTTTCTTCTCTCAACGAATTCCCACGAACACCACAAATTTCAAATGAATACCAACACTATAAATGGAATTGATACAACCACTTGACTACCTTGCTATTCTCAAGCCAAAATCTGGATTTGAGATCCAAGATCTTTAAATCTTTTTGGAAAGAGGGAATAAAAATCAAagagatttttcttcttttcttcttgagAGAATTAGAGATGATCCATATCATCATTTTTCAAAACAACTTATCTCATAAtttaagagaaagagagaggagGAGATGGAGGGTTCCAATAACCCCTCCTCATTCTAAAATGTAACTTCCATTTGagagttatttaattagttaatatattaaatcatatttaatatatataatataattaaataatcaatcaacccattattaattaattaattaaaattaaatataaaatatttaagaaatattcttataaatagaaaattttcaaaaatatttatattttataaccaAAAGTTACAAAAGTGCTTTGTACTTTTGacactttttgctataaaatgtaaatatttttaaatcattttttatatttaaaaaggcccctttatttaatttaattattatatcaaattatagctaatatgtaattaaattaataaataattcattatatcatatatttaattaaccatgcatttaaatcatattagaATGTAtatctctctcataacctatattttatatacatgtatacatacgtacatatatatatgtataggTACACATATATacgtatatatattatatagtttaattttgaatctcattcaaaattaacattttattttatatgtatccatatacattatattaatgatATCTTATACAATTCCCTTAtccaatttaaacaattcaaattgttcCAAAACTAATTGATCCTTGTTTACCTttaatgagctaacaagggaacctaatgaacctattgattagaagctccaatgatatggaattaaattaattaaactctttaattaaattaatcaacattcattaactatagatcactccactaaagacccacagctgcactattcgcattgtagaatatttctatgtccatggatataaccattctagtaagtcaatccttcacgaattgctcgtaattgcagttgggtcaaattaccgttttaatCCTGTAATTAtctcttgcttcttaagtctccctgtttctctaatgaacaacctgtttatggttctATAAGGCCAATGAGAAAGAGGActccattgttcaagacttgaagtcaacacttaagggagcaattcatctacttaccctaaacaAGGCaatgagtgaactccatcttctgtagctatgttcccagctccctattAAGataaatcccaaaaatggtaggcatattgagtcagtgaCATAGGCTACTcttactcatacaaatcaaaggactaccctcataaccagaagttcataactcactcaggattgaggtcaagtTACTTATAGTCATcttgtgaaatgtaaatctcttctgtcaacggtgttataaaaagAAGTATGTGACTACTCACAGCAAAAAAATCGtgtcctaattttaattttacagaataaTCAGAGGATGAAAACTAGGATATAACACATACAACATACTTTGTACAAAATATTGAAAGGAAGAAGGGATTAAAGTATCACTTACCCTTGAGAACCAAGTTCTTCACAATTCCCCTCCAAGTCATTGCACGAACACGAACGATTTAAACTCTTCCCTCGAACTCATGAACgcccaaagaaaaaaaaacaacaacaggACTTCAAATCCCAGACACTACCACGAGTTCTTCCCCGTTATTCTCAAGGTAGAGAATTACTGAGAGGTGTGGGCTTTAGGAGATTAATTTTGGAAGGGGAGAGCTTTTAATTTTGAGAGCAATTTGTTTTCTGAGAGTTCATGGAGAAATTTAATGGAGGAAGATGAAGTTCAACGCATAATAACTTTTTTGTCTCTATAAAACGAAAAAACAATTTCACGTTATTAATTTGAGAGATAAAAGGGGGAAAGAGGGGGAGTTATCAAATAACTCTCTctcattaatttcaatttaattttgaaattcaaaattttaaattaaataaaactaaccacttcattaatatatatatatatatctgtctcttatacacatctagatgtgtataagagacagagtcaatttatccctcctctgaattagaacctatctcaaccaataattacaccagaacaactcttgttcctataactaTTAGTCATCATTATTTGGTGCAGAAATTGTTAACTTACTtaaattttcttgtaagtgtaacccttcattttaagttttgaagctccaccccaatgagccaaccgtaggaaaaaatcgattgggaccaaaattaaaccaatcttatccatttctggagtttgagtaaaaagtcATGTAAATAGGCcttacggtgtgaacttttagggagaaatgtgatgAAAAAATGAActatcatataccccaatttcatcccactgagtgttttacctagggttaattaacttagaaaaatacggctaattatttttactaagtgttcTTTAACTTTGCAGAATGTacatttactttggatagttaaataatgttgattattgtttattaaacactttaacaaactttaattaaccattgcatgcttgtaacaaatctatttaTTCATCTTCCAAGTCAAttcccagataggggtgttccgtttctgtcagcttaaataccccagcttagacaaaattatccttagacaaaggtctcttatagatacatttgttacaaatttattcttttatgacaaaccaatttaatcctattaaattgattaaaagattaaacctacttctaatcttattataaattttgtgatCATAGGTCTAAAGTAAATCAAAtgttaaactattttaaaaaatgatttgaaaTCTATAttagcatgcaactctttattatagattttaatttctaatttcatttaacttataactattataaagtaaaatgaaacaaattaaaatctaaGATTGCATCTAATGACGTACtttgaaaaattataacatttataattaacctAAAGTGGTATCAAGCAACATGCAATCCATTTTTCATTACGTACCATACATAATAGTTCTATactaaagtaataaaaaaataataacgtATATCCATACataaaaaactatatattataaaatttatattataaatgatacatgaatatAGTATTTATGCATGTAAACAAATATTAcaactattatattatatgatgcatgaacatgt encodes:
- the LOC120083768 gene encoding probable pyruvate, phosphate dikinase regulatory protein, chloroplastic gives rise to the protein MASSTFSWSNIPHTHRYQNPKPRIQPPFSNSLINNQSSSEPGPQVRKPKGSPQLNRWSRARALRSGHKLERHSNRAAQAVELRSPDSPTDRAPREPAFKGRDGDDDVERTVGKSIYMVSDGTGWTVEHSVTAALGQFTHCLVDRVCPVSTHLFSGIDDVERLREIVKQAAKEGAMLVYTLADPFMAESAKQACKLWGIQSNDILGPLTEVVASHLGVSPSGLPRGAFGNNIPLTDEYFRRIEAIEFTIKQDDGALPQNLNKADIVLAGVSRTGKTPLSIYLAQKGYKVANVPIVMGIKLPKNLFEADPEKVFGLTINPIVLQTIRRARAKSLGFSEEMRSTYSEMDFVREELDFAGKIFSQNPTWPVIEVTGKAIEETAAVILRLYHDRKHKCSMPRISKRY
- the LOC120083769 gene encoding uncharacterized protein LOC120083769 isoform X1 produces the protein MKYPSFLFVSFIASSSTSIAQFGAEFAKPFSFFLSQFIFLSKKLMEIPKLNPSSLREVNQLEETRISQKISVCSQPNGVHYSTNSDSFVIDMNGFSNGGTKEPTTNPRITLQRNLSRIGSQRGGDKMIASNSAPMDRDSSSPTVAVGATMAEKAAGAAVAMAVGSQQDHLGVPQVHHQITITTGNTAAPVERAILRRNSFRRPPSSWMLDPKKVLLLFATVSCIGSMMLIYFTLAIGKPNAEERGFD
- the LOC120083769 gene encoding uncharacterized protein LOC120083769 isoform X2 encodes the protein MEIPKLNPSSLREVNQLEETRISQKISVCSQPNGVHYSTNSDSFVIDMNGFSNGGTKEPTTNPRITLQRNLSRIGSQRGGDKMIASNSAPMDRDSSSPTVAVGATMAEKAAGAAVAMAVGSQQDHLGVPQVHHQITITTGNTAAPVERAILRRNSFRRPPSSWMLDPKKVLLLFATVSCIGSMMLIYFTLAIGKPNAEERGFD